One genomic segment of Pseudomonadales bacterium includes these proteins:
- a CDS encoding enoyl-CoA hydratase/isomerase family protein, whose protein sequence is MSNYIHTRIIAANGGNIGVIELARASAINALNLQMVQDISLHLSEWEQDSHIAAVLITGQGEKGFCAGGDIKTVSQQVLQQQQELAEAFFTAEYQLNLQLSEFSKPIIVLGDGIVMGGGMGLFMPCDFRIVTESSRLAMPEVSIGFFPDVGMAYYLN, encoded by the coding sequence GTGAGCAACTATATCCACACTCGAATCATCGCCGCCAATGGCGGCAATATCGGGGTCATTGAATTGGCCCGAGCCAGTGCCATCAATGCCTTAAATCTTCAGATGGTGCAAGACATCAGTCTTCACCTAAGCGAATGGGAGCAAGACAGTCATATAGCAGCGGTCTTGATCACAGGCCAAGGGGAAAAAGGCTTCTGTGCCGGAGGCGATATTAAAACCGTCAGCCAACAGGTTCTGCAACAGCAGCAAGAGCTAGCCGAAGCTTTTTTCACAGCTGAATATCAACTCAATTTACAGCTAAGTGAGTTCAGCAAGCCTATCATCGTTTTGGGCGACGGTATCGTCATGGGCGGCGGTATGGGTTTATTTATGCCCTGTGATTTTCGCATTGTGACTGAATCCAGCCGTTTAGCGATGCCCGAAGTCTCGATTGGCTTTTTTCCTGACGTCGGCATGGCTTACTACCTTAACCA